One Deltaproteobacteria bacterium genomic region harbors:
- the ccoS gene encoding cbb3-type cytochrome oxidase assembly protein CcoS, which produces MIVWTTLLLIAVSLALGFAAWLLFLWAVKSDQYDDVERPKHRMLDDDDEVSDTDGESRRGKERTDESRRV; this is translated from the coding sequence ATGATCGTGTGGACGACGCTTCTGCTGATCGCCGTGTCGCTGGCGCTCGGATTCGCCGCCTGGCTACTCTTCTTGTGGGCGGTGAAGAGCGATCAGTACGACGACGTGGAGCGTCCCAAGCACCGGATGCTCGACGACGATGATGAGGTAAGCGATACTGATGGGGAATCCCGCAGGGGAAAGGAGCGAACAGATGAAAGCCGCCGTGTGTGA